The proteins below come from a single Zea mays cultivar B73 chromosome 8, Zm-B73-REFERENCE-NAM-5.0, whole genome shotgun sequence genomic window:
- the LOC100279714 gene encoding protein SEMI-ROLLED LEAF 2 isoform X2, protein MGVMSRRVLPACSSLCYFCPSLRARSRQPVKRYKKIIADIYQLQPDGEPNDRRIGKLCDYVSRNPTRIPKITEYLEQRFYKDLRHENFTLAKVVPCIYRKILCSCKELRPLLATSSLSTIRTLLDMKAHDDLQVLGCLMLVDFLNGQVDSTHMFNLEGLIPKLCKIGHELREDDEGLRLRSAALQALASMVQYMGDHSHISMELDEVVSVIISCYEANQTLSIKEVVRFQDDDDLVINGNLAVLPVSGQNSAKVASDTMSASENPAYWARVCLRNMANIAKEATTVRRILDPLFRLFDSHDYWSPESGIALSVLQEMQKLMDKSGQHGHLLLSFTIKHIDHKSIAKNSVKQINIVKVASHLARHAKLKASVTIASAISDLIKHLRKCMHFAIEASNANADCDKWYSALYVALEECLVQLTEKVGDVGPILDMVGVMLENLSHTATIARTTISSVYRTSQIAASVYKSSYHQKAFPEALFHQLLLAMLHSDNKTRIGSHRVLSTIVAPSMACPWSDISFPIPMKGDDSHNLHLLVLSAFSSEAIINETRTKNKIQESLQENNKSEAIVDPENGYTQTEPDKRKYSGGPCLNEHYRTAFNDENLKFMKLNDHQIVLLLSSIWSQASLDDNLPANFEAMGLVYSIALLCSKPKSSSHVTRIRCFQLAFSLRRNSLSPESDLKPSRRRCLYTMASAMLIFSAKIADLHQIIPLVKAAAPEKMVDPHLRLMDDCQLVNTSAESSNSEMVYGSEEDESDALAFLSAINKPDTELIETVMCHFREKFENLPEKVNGIEEQLLQEFSLDDSFPLGAPLFMEMPHSCSMYAEKDEECFDEDTVPSELDDDDIIFEHSGSQSDRKTSGSMASSDVLTVNQLIESVHETARQVANVPVPANPVPYDQMKSQCEALVMEKQQKMSVLLSLKHSRTDSHGSAGVDGLETNESSLLSEPELQSTRKGRMRRCDSASSESDCSFRLPPASPYDKFLKAAGR, encoded by the exons AAATGATAGAAGGATCGGGAAACTCTGTGATTATGTCTCGAGAAATCCAACACGCATACCAAAG ATCACAGAGTATCTTGAACAGAGATTCTATAAAGATCTAAGGCATGAGAATTTTACGTTGGCCAAAGTTGTGCCATGCATCTATAGGAAAATTCTATGTTCATGCAAGGAGCTCAG GCCATTGCTAGCCACAAGCTCATTAAGCACCATTCGCACTCTTCTTGATATGAAAGCGCATGATGATCTACAAGTTCTGGGTTGTCTTATGCTTGTTGACTTCCTGAATGGCCAG GTTGATAGCACACATATGTTTAATTTGGAAGGCCTCATACCAAAACTTTGCAAAATTGGTCACGAATTAAGAGAAGATGATGAAGGGCTCCGTCTTCGATCTGCAGCTCTTCAGGCTCTTGCTTCTATG GTCCAATACATGGGCGACCACTCACACATTTCAATGGAACTTGATGAA GTTGTCTCAGTGATCATAAGCTGTTACGAGGCTAATCAAACACTCTCAATAAAAGAGGTAGTCAGATTtcaagatgatgatgatttgGTCATTAATGGGAACTTGGCTGTGTTACCAGTGTCTGGACAAAATAGTGCCAAAGTGGCATCTGATACAAT GTCTGCATCTGAAAATCCAGCATACTGGGCAAGGGTTTGCTTGCGAAATATGGCTAATATTGCAAAGGAGGCCACAACTGTGCGGCGTATTCTTGACCCTCTTTTCCGCCTTTTTGACAGCCACGACTATTGGTCTCCTGAAAGTGGGATTGCCCTTTCCGTTCTGCAAGAAATGCAGAAACTGATGGACAAATCAG GGCAACATGGTCATTTGTTGTTATCTTTCACTATAAAGCACATAGACCATAAAAGTATTGCCAAGAATTCTGTCAAGCAAATCAATATTGTAAAAGTTGCTTCACATCTTGCAAGGCATGCAAAGTTGAAGGCATCAGTGACGATAGCAAGTGCTATCAGTGACTTAATAAAGCACTTGCGCAAATGTATGCATTTTGCTATTGAAGCATCTAATGCAAATGCTGATTGTGACAAGTGGTACAGTGCACTTTATGTGGCCTTGGAGGAGTGCCTAGTGCAGTTGACAGAAAAG GTTGGGGATGTTGGTCCTATTCTTGATATGGTTGGGGTAATGCTTGAGAATCTCTCTCATACTGCTACCATCGCAAGAACAACAATTTCATCTGTTTATCGCACATCACAAATAGCAGCATCTGTCTACAAGTCATCATACCATCAGAAG GCATTTCCTGAAGCTTTATTTCACCAGCTTCTCTTAGCAATGTTGCACTCAGACAATAAGACAAGGATTGGTTCACATCGTGTTCTATCTACCATTGTAGCACCTTCAATGGCGTGTCCATGGTCGGACATCAGCTTTCCTATCCCAATGAAGGGTGATGATTCACATAACTTGCATTTGTTGGTTCTCTCAGCTTTCTCTTCTGAGGCCATAATCAATGAAACACGGACCAAAAACAAGATCCAAGAATCCTTGCAAGAAAACAACAAATCAGAAGCTATAGTGGATCCTGAGAATGGATACACACAGACAGAACCAGATAAAAGGAAGTATTCAGGGGGGCCATGTCTAAATGAGCATTATCGTACAGCTTTTAATGATGAA AACTTAAAGTTCATGAAGTTGAACGACCACCAGATTGTTCTCCTTCTTTCATCTATTTGGAGTCAAGCATCTCTGGATGACAACTTACCTGCAAATTTTGAAGCAATGGGCCTTGTCTACAGCATTGCTTTATTATGTTCAAAACCAAAA AGCTCCAGTCATGTGACACGTATTCGTTGTTTCCAGTTGGCGTTCTCTCTCAGGAGAAACTCTCTTAGCCCTGAAA GTGATTTGAAGCCATCTCGTAGAAGGTGTCTGTATACGATGGCATCAGCGATGCTCATCTTTTCAGCAAAAATTGCTGATCTCCACCAGATAATTCCTCTTGTGAAAGCCGCAGCACCAGAGAAAATG GTTGATCCTCATCTTCGCTTGATGGATGACTGCCAGCTTGTTAATACCTCTGCAGAGTCATCTAACAGCGAGATGGTTtatggttccgaggaagatgaaagTGATGCACTGGCTTTTCTTTCAGCCATCAACAAGCCTGACACAGAGTTAATAGAAACCGTGATGTGCCACTTCAGGGAGAAGTTCGAAAATTTACCAGAG AAGGTTAACGGGATAGAAGAGCAACTTCTTCAAGAGTTTTCCCTGGATGATTCGTTTCCTCTTGGTGCTCCACTATTCATGGAGATGCCACACTCTTGTTCAATGTATGCAGAAAAGGATGAAGAATGTTTTGACGAG GACACTGTTCCTTCTGAGCTAGACGATGACGACATCATCTTTGAGCATAGTGGGTCTCAATCTGACCGGAAAACGTCAGGTTCCATGGCTTCGTCAGATGTTCTAACTGTCAACCAACTAATAGAATCT GTTCATGAGACCGCAAGGCAAGTTGCCAACGTTCCAGTTCCCGCCAACCCTGTACCGTACGACCAGATGAAGAGTCAGTGCGAAGCCCTGGTCATGGAGAAGCAACAGAAGATGTCTGTCCTCTTGAGCTTGAAGCATTCGAGGACTGACTCACATGGTTCAGCCGGTGTGGATGGGCTTGAAACGAATGAG TCTTCTCTGCTGTCTGAGCCTGAGTTACAGTCAACAAGGAAGGGGCGCATGCGCCGCTGCGATTCAGCGTCCAGCGAATCTGACTGTTCGTTCAGGCTGCCACCTGCTAGCCCATATGACAAGTTCCTGAAGGCGGCTGGACGGTAG
- the LOC100279714 gene encoding protein SEMI-ROLLED LEAF 2 isoform X3 — MGVMSRRVLPACSSLCYFCPSLRARSRQPVKRYKKIIADIYQLQPDGEPNDRRIGKLCDYVSRNPTRIPKITEYLEQRFYKDLRHENFTLAKVVPCIYRKILCSCKELRPLLATSSLSTIRTLLDMKAHDDLQVLGCLMLVDFLNGQVDSTHMFNLEGLIPKLCKIGHELREDDEGLRLRSAALQALASMVQYMGDHSHISMELDEVVSVIISCYEANQTLSIKEVVRFQDDDDLVINGNLAVLPVSGQNSAKVASDTIRSASENPAYWARVCLRNMANIAKEATTVRRILDPLFRLFDSHDYWSPESGIALSVLQEMQKLMDKSGQHGHLLLSFTIKHIDHKSIAKNSVKQINIVKVASHLARHAKLKASVTIASAISDLIKHLRKCMHFAIEASNANADCDKWYSALYVALEECLVQLTEKVGDVGPILDMVGVMLENLSHTATIARTTISSVYRTSQIAASVYKSSYHQKAFPEALFHQLLLAMLHSDNKTRIGSHRVLSTIVAPSMACPWSDISFPIPMKGDDSHNLHLLVLSAFSSEAIINETRTKNKIQESLQENNKSEAIVDPENGYTQTEPDKRKYSGGPCLNEHYRTAFNDENLKFMKLNDHQIVLLLSSIWSQASLDDNLPANFEAMGLVYSIALLCSKPKSSSHVTRIRCFQLAFSLRRNSLSPESDLKPSRRRCLYTMASAMLIFSAKIADLHQIIPLVKAAAPEKMVDPHLRLMDDCQLVNTSAESSNSEMVYGSEEDESDALAFLSAINKPDTELIETVMCHFREKFENLPEVNGIEEQLLQEFSLDDSFPLGAPLFMEMPHSCSMYAEKDEECFDEDTVPSELDDDDIIFEHSGSQSDRKTSGSMASSDVLTVNQLIESVHETARQVANVPVPANPVPYDQMKSQCEALVMEKQQKMSVLLSLKHSRTDSHGSAGVDGLETNESSLLSEPELQSTRKGRMRRCDSASSESDCSFRLPPASPYDKFLKAAGR, encoded by the exons AAATGATAGAAGGATCGGGAAACTCTGTGATTATGTCTCGAGAAATCCAACACGCATACCAAAG ATCACAGAGTATCTTGAACAGAGATTCTATAAAGATCTAAGGCATGAGAATTTTACGTTGGCCAAAGTTGTGCCATGCATCTATAGGAAAATTCTATGTTCATGCAAGGAGCTCAG GCCATTGCTAGCCACAAGCTCATTAAGCACCATTCGCACTCTTCTTGATATGAAAGCGCATGATGATCTACAAGTTCTGGGTTGTCTTATGCTTGTTGACTTCCTGAATGGCCAG GTTGATAGCACACATATGTTTAATTTGGAAGGCCTCATACCAAAACTTTGCAAAATTGGTCACGAATTAAGAGAAGATGATGAAGGGCTCCGTCTTCGATCTGCAGCTCTTCAGGCTCTTGCTTCTATG GTCCAATACATGGGCGACCACTCACACATTTCAATGGAACTTGATGAA GTTGTCTCAGTGATCATAAGCTGTTACGAGGCTAATCAAACACTCTCAATAAAAGAGGTAGTCAGATTtcaagatgatgatgatttgGTCATTAATGGGAACTTGGCTGTGTTACCAGTGTCTGGACAAAATAGTGCCAAAGTGGCATCTGATACAAT CAGGTCTGCATCTGAAAATCCAGCATACTGGGCAAGGGTTTGCTTGCGAAATATGGCTAATATTGCAAAGGAGGCCACAACTGTGCGGCGTATTCTTGACCCTCTTTTCCGCCTTTTTGACAGCCACGACTATTGGTCTCCTGAAAGTGGGATTGCCCTTTCCGTTCTGCAAGAAATGCAGAAACTGATGGACAAATCAG GGCAACATGGTCATTTGTTGTTATCTTTCACTATAAAGCACATAGACCATAAAAGTATTGCCAAGAATTCTGTCAAGCAAATCAATATTGTAAAAGTTGCTTCACATCTTGCAAGGCATGCAAAGTTGAAGGCATCAGTGACGATAGCAAGTGCTATCAGTGACTTAATAAAGCACTTGCGCAAATGTATGCATTTTGCTATTGAAGCATCTAATGCAAATGCTGATTGTGACAAGTGGTACAGTGCACTTTATGTGGCCTTGGAGGAGTGCCTAGTGCAGTTGACAGAAAAG GTTGGGGATGTTGGTCCTATTCTTGATATGGTTGGGGTAATGCTTGAGAATCTCTCTCATACTGCTACCATCGCAAGAACAACAATTTCATCTGTTTATCGCACATCACAAATAGCAGCATCTGTCTACAAGTCATCATACCATCAGAAG GCATTTCCTGAAGCTTTATTTCACCAGCTTCTCTTAGCAATGTTGCACTCAGACAATAAGACAAGGATTGGTTCACATCGTGTTCTATCTACCATTGTAGCACCTTCAATGGCGTGTCCATGGTCGGACATCAGCTTTCCTATCCCAATGAAGGGTGATGATTCACATAACTTGCATTTGTTGGTTCTCTCAGCTTTCTCTTCTGAGGCCATAATCAATGAAACACGGACCAAAAACAAGATCCAAGAATCCTTGCAAGAAAACAACAAATCAGAAGCTATAGTGGATCCTGAGAATGGATACACACAGACAGAACCAGATAAAAGGAAGTATTCAGGGGGGCCATGTCTAAATGAGCATTATCGTACAGCTTTTAATGATGAA AACTTAAAGTTCATGAAGTTGAACGACCACCAGATTGTTCTCCTTCTTTCATCTATTTGGAGTCAAGCATCTCTGGATGACAACTTACCTGCAAATTTTGAAGCAATGGGCCTTGTCTACAGCATTGCTTTATTATGTTCAAAACCAAAA AGCTCCAGTCATGTGACACGTATTCGTTGTTTCCAGTTGGCGTTCTCTCTCAGGAGAAACTCTCTTAGCCCTGAAA GTGATTTGAAGCCATCTCGTAGAAGGTGTCTGTATACGATGGCATCAGCGATGCTCATCTTTTCAGCAAAAATTGCTGATCTCCACCAGATAATTCCTCTTGTGAAAGCCGCAGCACCAGAGAAAATG GTTGATCCTCATCTTCGCTTGATGGATGACTGCCAGCTTGTTAATACCTCTGCAGAGTCATCTAACAGCGAGATGGTTtatggttccgaggaagatgaaagTGATGCACTGGCTTTTCTTTCAGCCATCAACAAGCCTGACACAGAGTTAATAGAAACCGTGATGTGCCACTTCAGGGAGAAGTTCGAAAATTTACCAGAG GTTAACGGGATAGAAGAGCAACTTCTTCAAGAGTTTTCCCTGGATGATTCGTTTCCTCTTGGTGCTCCACTATTCATGGAGATGCCACACTCTTGTTCAATGTATGCAGAAAAGGATGAAGAATGTTTTGACGAG GACACTGTTCCTTCTGAGCTAGACGATGACGACATCATCTTTGAGCATAGTGGGTCTCAATCTGACCGGAAAACGTCAGGTTCCATGGCTTCGTCAGATGTTCTAACTGTCAACCAACTAATAGAATCT GTTCATGAGACCGCAAGGCAAGTTGCCAACGTTCCAGTTCCCGCCAACCCTGTACCGTACGACCAGATGAAGAGTCAGTGCGAAGCCCTGGTCATGGAGAAGCAACAGAAGATGTCTGTCCTCTTGAGCTTGAAGCATTCGAGGACTGACTCACATGGTTCAGCCGGTGTGGATGGGCTTGAAACGAATGAG TCTTCTCTGCTGTCTGAGCCTGAGTTACAGTCAACAAGGAAGGGGCGCATGCGCCGCTGCGATTCAGCGTCCAGCGAATCTGACTGTTCGTTCAGGCTGCCACCTGCTAGCCCATATGACAAGTTCCTGAAGGCGGCTGGACGGTAG
- the LOC100279714 gene encoding protein SEMI-ROLLED LEAF 2 isoform X1 yields MGVMSRRVLPACSSLCYFCPSLRARSRQPVKRYKKIIADIYQLQPDGEPNDRRIGKLCDYVSRNPTRIPKITEYLEQRFYKDLRHENFTLAKVVPCIYRKILCSCKELRPLLATSSLSTIRTLLDMKAHDDLQVLGCLMLVDFLNGQVDSTHMFNLEGLIPKLCKIGHELREDDEGLRLRSAALQALASMVQYMGDHSHISMELDEVVSVIISCYEANQTLSIKEVVRFQDDDDLVINGNLAVLPVSGQNSAKVASDTIRSASENPAYWARVCLRNMANIAKEATTVRRILDPLFRLFDSHDYWSPESGIALSVLQEMQKLMDKSGQHGHLLLSFTIKHIDHKSIAKNSVKQINIVKVASHLARHAKLKASVTIASAISDLIKHLRKCMHFAIEASNANADCDKWYSALYVALEECLVQLTEKVGDVGPILDMVGVMLENLSHTATIARTTISSVYRTSQIAASVYKSSYHQKAFPEALFHQLLLAMLHSDNKTRIGSHRVLSTIVAPSMACPWSDISFPIPMKGDDSHNLHLLVLSAFSSEAIINETRTKNKIQESLQENNKSEAIVDPENGYTQTEPDKRKYSGGPCLNEHYRTAFNDENLKFMKLNDHQIVLLLSSIWSQASLDDNLPANFEAMGLVYSIALLCSKPKSSSHVTRIRCFQLAFSLRRNSLSPESDLKPSRRRCLYTMASAMLIFSAKIADLHQIIPLVKAAAPEKMVDPHLRLMDDCQLVNTSAESSNSEMVYGSEEDESDALAFLSAINKPDTELIETVMCHFREKFENLPEKVNGIEEQLLQEFSLDDSFPLGAPLFMEMPHSCSMYAEKDEECFDEDTVPSELDDDDIIFEHSGSQSDRKTSGSMASSDVLTVNQLIESVHETARQVANVPVPANPVPYDQMKSQCEALVMEKQQKMSVLLSLKHSRTDSHGSAGVDGLETNESSLLSEPELQSTRKGRMRRCDSASSESDCSFRLPPASPYDKFLKAAGR; encoded by the exons AAATGATAGAAGGATCGGGAAACTCTGTGATTATGTCTCGAGAAATCCAACACGCATACCAAAG ATCACAGAGTATCTTGAACAGAGATTCTATAAAGATCTAAGGCATGAGAATTTTACGTTGGCCAAAGTTGTGCCATGCATCTATAGGAAAATTCTATGTTCATGCAAGGAGCTCAG GCCATTGCTAGCCACAAGCTCATTAAGCACCATTCGCACTCTTCTTGATATGAAAGCGCATGATGATCTACAAGTTCTGGGTTGTCTTATGCTTGTTGACTTCCTGAATGGCCAG GTTGATAGCACACATATGTTTAATTTGGAAGGCCTCATACCAAAACTTTGCAAAATTGGTCACGAATTAAGAGAAGATGATGAAGGGCTCCGTCTTCGATCTGCAGCTCTTCAGGCTCTTGCTTCTATG GTCCAATACATGGGCGACCACTCACACATTTCAATGGAACTTGATGAA GTTGTCTCAGTGATCATAAGCTGTTACGAGGCTAATCAAACACTCTCAATAAAAGAGGTAGTCAGATTtcaagatgatgatgatttgGTCATTAATGGGAACTTGGCTGTGTTACCAGTGTCTGGACAAAATAGTGCCAAAGTGGCATCTGATACAAT CAGGTCTGCATCTGAAAATCCAGCATACTGGGCAAGGGTTTGCTTGCGAAATATGGCTAATATTGCAAAGGAGGCCACAACTGTGCGGCGTATTCTTGACCCTCTTTTCCGCCTTTTTGACAGCCACGACTATTGGTCTCCTGAAAGTGGGATTGCCCTTTCCGTTCTGCAAGAAATGCAGAAACTGATGGACAAATCAG GGCAACATGGTCATTTGTTGTTATCTTTCACTATAAAGCACATAGACCATAAAAGTATTGCCAAGAATTCTGTCAAGCAAATCAATATTGTAAAAGTTGCTTCACATCTTGCAAGGCATGCAAAGTTGAAGGCATCAGTGACGATAGCAAGTGCTATCAGTGACTTAATAAAGCACTTGCGCAAATGTATGCATTTTGCTATTGAAGCATCTAATGCAAATGCTGATTGTGACAAGTGGTACAGTGCACTTTATGTGGCCTTGGAGGAGTGCCTAGTGCAGTTGACAGAAAAG GTTGGGGATGTTGGTCCTATTCTTGATATGGTTGGGGTAATGCTTGAGAATCTCTCTCATACTGCTACCATCGCAAGAACAACAATTTCATCTGTTTATCGCACATCACAAATAGCAGCATCTGTCTACAAGTCATCATACCATCAGAAG GCATTTCCTGAAGCTTTATTTCACCAGCTTCTCTTAGCAATGTTGCACTCAGACAATAAGACAAGGATTGGTTCACATCGTGTTCTATCTACCATTGTAGCACCTTCAATGGCGTGTCCATGGTCGGACATCAGCTTTCCTATCCCAATGAAGGGTGATGATTCACATAACTTGCATTTGTTGGTTCTCTCAGCTTTCTCTTCTGAGGCCATAATCAATGAAACACGGACCAAAAACAAGATCCAAGAATCCTTGCAAGAAAACAACAAATCAGAAGCTATAGTGGATCCTGAGAATGGATACACACAGACAGAACCAGATAAAAGGAAGTATTCAGGGGGGCCATGTCTAAATGAGCATTATCGTACAGCTTTTAATGATGAA AACTTAAAGTTCATGAAGTTGAACGACCACCAGATTGTTCTCCTTCTTTCATCTATTTGGAGTCAAGCATCTCTGGATGACAACTTACCTGCAAATTTTGAAGCAATGGGCCTTGTCTACAGCATTGCTTTATTATGTTCAAAACCAAAA AGCTCCAGTCATGTGACACGTATTCGTTGTTTCCAGTTGGCGTTCTCTCTCAGGAGAAACTCTCTTAGCCCTGAAA GTGATTTGAAGCCATCTCGTAGAAGGTGTCTGTATACGATGGCATCAGCGATGCTCATCTTTTCAGCAAAAATTGCTGATCTCCACCAGATAATTCCTCTTGTGAAAGCCGCAGCACCAGAGAAAATG GTTGATCCTCATCTTCGCTTGATGGATGACTGCCAGCTTGTTAATACCTCTGCAGAGTCATCTAACAGCGAGATGGTTtatggttccgaggaagatgaaagTGATGCACTGGCTTTTCTTTCAGCCATCAACAAGCCTGACACAGAGTTAATAGAAACCGTGATGTGCCACTTCAGGGAGAAGTTCGAAAATTTACCAGAG AAGGTTAACGGGATAGAAGAGCAACTTCTTCAAGAGTTTTCCCTGGATGATTCGTTTCCTCTTGGTGCTCCACTATTCATGGAGATGCCACACTCTTGTTCAATGTATGCAGAAAAGGATGAAGAATGTTTTGACGAG GACACTGTTCCTTCTGAGCTAGACGATGACGACATCATCTTTGAGCATAGTGGGTCTCAATCTGACCGGAAAACGTCAGGTTCCATGGCTTCGTCAGATGTTCTAACTGTCAACCAACTAATAGAATCT GTTCATGAGACCGCAAGGCAAGTTGCCAACGTTCCAGTTCCCGCCAACCCTGTACCGTACGACCAGATGAAGAGTCAGTGCGAAGCCCTGGTCATGGAGAAGCAACAGAAGATGTCTGTCCTCTTGAGCTTGAAGCATTCGAGGACTGACTCACATGGTTCAGCCGGTGTGGATGGGCTTGAAACGAATGAG TCTTCTCTGCTGTCTGAGCCTGAGTTACAGTCAACAAGGAAGGGGCGCATGCGCCGCTGCGATTCAGCGTCCAGCGAATCTGACTGTTCGTTCAGGCTGCCACCTGCTAGCCCATATGACAAGTTCCTGAAGGCGGCTGGACGGTAG